The Bacteroidota bacterium genome has a segment encoding these proteins:
- the rplP gene encoding 50S ribosomal protein L16 gives MLQPKRTKFRKTQKGRIRGMATRGQEIAFGSFGLKTLDTNFITSRQIESARIAMTRFMKREGQVWIRIFPDKPMTKKPAEVRMGKGKGSPEYWVAPVQPGRIMFECDGVPVEVAREAMRLAAQKLPVKTKFVIRRDF, from the coding sequence ATGCTACAACCGAAACGCACCAAATTCCGGAAAACCCAGAAGGGCCGGATACGTGGCATGGCCACCCGTGGGCAGGAGATTGCCTTCGGAAGCTTTGGACTTAAAACACTGGATACCAACTTCATTACGTCGCGCCAGATCGAGTCCGCTCGGATTGCGATGACACGCTTCATGAAGCGCGAAGGTCAGGTCTGGATTCGCATCTTCCCCGATAAGCCCATGACGAAAAAACCCGCAGAGGTTCGGATGGGTAAGGGCAAGGGATCGCCCGAGTACTGGGTAGCCCCCGTTCAGCCAGGGCGCATTATGTTTGAGTGTGATGGTGTGCCGGTAGAGGTAGCCCGTGAGGCCATGCGCCTGGCGGCCCAGAAGCTTCCGGTTAAAACCAAGTTTGTTATCCGCAGAGATTTCTAA
- the rpmC gene encoding 50S ribosomal protein L29, with amino-acid sequence MKAEDIRQLSEQELESSIRDHQKMLADLKFNHTIAPIENPARIRKIRKEVARMHTILKERKS; translated from the coding sequence ATGAAAGCCGAAGATATACGTCAACTCAGTGAGCAGGAGCTGGAGTCCAGTATCCGCGATCACCAGAAAATGCTGGCAGATCTTAAGTTCAACCATACGATTGCGCCAATTGAAAATCCTGCACGCATCCGCAAGATTCGCAAGGAAGTTGCCCGGATGCACACCATTCTAAAAGAACGCAAGTCATGA
- the rpsQ gene encoding 30S ribosomal protein S17, translated as MSEEKIAPARANRKERTGIVLSNKMEKTIVVGVERKVKHPLYGKFIKKTTKFAAHDEKQDANIGDRVRIMETRPLSKTKRWRLVEIVERAK; from the coding sequence ATGAGTGAAGAAAAAATTGCCCCTGCCCGCGCCAACCGAAAAGAGCGCACAGGCATCGTTTTGAGCAATAAAATGGAAAAAACCATTGTGGTGGGCGTAGAAAGGAAAGTAAAACATCCTTTGTATGGTAAGTTTATAAAAAAAACTACTAAATTTGCAGCCCACGACGAAAAGCAAGATGCCAATATCGGGGACCGTGTTCGTATCATGGAAACACGCCCCCTGAGCAAGACCAAGCGCTGGCGTCTGGTGGAGATAGTAGAAAGAGCGAAGTAA
- the rplN gene encoding 50S ribosomal protein L14, whose translation MIQQESRLKVADNTGAKELLCIRVLGGSARRYGTIGDTLVCSVKSAMPNGTVKKGDVVKAVIVRVKKEIRRRDGSYIRFDENAAVVINNAGEPRGTRIFGPVARELREKQFMKIVSLAPEVL comes from the coding sequence ATGATTCAGCAAGAGTCTCGATTAAAAGTAGCCGACAATACAGGCGCCAAGGAGTTGCTATGTATTCGTGTGCTAGGGGGGTCTGCCCGCCGCTATGGTACCATAGGAGATACACTGGTGTGCTCTGTTAAATCGGCTATGCCAAACGGCACGGTGAAGAAGGGCGATGTGGTGAAGGCCGTTATTGTCCGTGTGAAAAAGGAGATACGCCGTCGTGACGGGAGTTACATCCGCTTTGACGAGAATGCTGCAGTCGTGATCAACAATGCAGGCGAGCCGAGAGGTACACGTATCTTTGGCCCAGTGGCGCGCGAGTTGCGTGAAAAGCAGTTTATGAAAATTGTATCTCTAGCTCCTGAGGTACTCTAA
- the rplX gene encoding 50S ribosomal protein L24 encodes MRRTKNKIPKLHVAKGDQVRVLSGKNRGASGRILRVLPKQQKAVVEGVNMITKHVKPNQNNPNGDRITMEAPLHVSKLMLLEGGVPTRVGRKKTENGWVRVSKRTGKEMPTQR; translated from the coding sequence ATGCGTAGAACAAAGAATAAGATTCCCAAGCTTCATGTAGCAAAGGGCGACCAAGTGAGAGTGCTCTCTGGGAAAAACAGAGGTGCTAGCGGACGAATTTTGCGTGTGCTACCTAAGCAGCAAAAAGCTGTGGTTGAAGGAGTTAACATGATTACAAAACATGTTAAACCGAACCAAAATAACCCCAATGGCGATCGGATCACAATGGAAGCCCCCCTGCACGTGAGCAAGCTGATGCTGCTCGAGGGTGGAGTTCCTACCCGAGTTGGCAGAAAGAAGACCGAAAATGGCTGGGTCCGTGTAAGTAAGCGGACGGGCAAGGAAATGCCCACGCAACGATAG
- the rplE gene encoding 50S ribosomal protein L5, which yields MAYEVRLLNIYKGSVVKSLNEKFNYKNTLQVPKLEKIVLSRGIGQAVSDKKLVEQAVEEFMLISGQKPVVTRSRVDISNFKLRKGMPIGCKVTLRGIRMYEFLDRFVNIAVPRMRDFRGLPTEGFDGHGNYTLGVKEQIIFPEIDVEKIYRISGLDVTFVTSARTDEEAQELLKLLGMPFKGNTVLV from the coding sequence ATGGCTTACGAAGTTCGACTATTAAACATATATAAGGGATCAGTGGTTAAATCATTGAACGAAAAGTTCAATTATAAGAATACCCTTCAGGTTCCTAAGCTCGAGAAGATAGTACTTTCCCGAGGTATTGGTCAGGCGGTATCAGATAAAAAGCTGGTAGAGCAGGCTGTAGAGGAGTTTATGCTTATCTCAGGTCAGAAGCCTGTGGTTACCCGTTCCCGCGTGGATATCAGCAACTTCAAGCTGCGTAAGGGGATGCCGATTGGCTGCAAAGTTACCCTCCGCGGTATCCGGATGTATGAGTTTCTCGATCGGTTTGTGAATATAGCCGTTCCCAGGATGCGCGATTTTCGTGGTCTTCCCACAGAGGGATTTGACGGCCATGGAAACTATACCCTGGGCGTGAAGGAGCAAATCATTTTTCCAGAGATCGACGTAGAGAAGATCTACAGAATTTCTGGACTAGACGTTACATTCGTAACGAGTGCACGTACGGACGAGGAAGCGCAGGAGCTGCTCAAGCTATTGGGTATGCCCTTCAAAGGAAACACGGTTTTAGTATAA
- the rpsN gene encoding 30S ribosomal protein S14, translated as MSKKSIIARQLKREKMVARYAERRQRLKDEERWDELQKLPRDSSPVRLRNRCQLTGRPRAYIRRFGLSRIKFRELALAGKIPGVKKASW; from the coding sequence ATGTCAAAGAAGTCAATCATAGCACGTCAACTGAAGCGCGAGAAAATGGTCGCGCGTTATGCTGAGCGTCGTCAGCGGCTAAAGGATGAGGAGCGCTGGGATGAGCTACAAAAGCTCCCCAGGGATAGTAGCCCTGTACGCCTCCGCAACCGCTGCCAGCTAACCGGTCGTCCACGCGCCTACATACGTCGTTTTGGCCTGAGCCGTATCAAGTTTCGTGAACTGGCCTTGGCTGGAAAAATTCCTGGAGTTAAAAAAGCTAGCTGGTAA
- the rpsH gene encoding 30S ribosomal protein S8, with protein sequence MHTDPIADLLTRIRNAQQAKHRIVEVPGSKIKLGIVRVLHRMGYISNFKWEDDNKQGVIKIALKYDPITKQPAITKIGRISTPGLRQYGAHNEMPRVLNGLGIAIVSTSKGILTGKEANIQKVGGELLCYVY encoded by the coding sequence ATGCATACAGATCCTATAGCAGACCTGCTCACCCGAATTCGGAATGCTCAGCAGGCCAAACATAGAATAGTAGAAGTACCTGGTTCCAAGATCAAGCTGGGTATCGTGCGGGTACTTCACCGCATGGGCTACATCTCGAATTTCAAGTGGGAGGACGACAATAAGCAGGGTGTGATCAAGATCGCCCTTAAGTACGATCCCATAACCAAGCAGCCGGCTATTACGAAGATCGGCCGGATTAGTACGCCCGGTCTGCGCCAGTATGGTGCGCACAATGAGATGCCACGTGTGCTAAACGGCTTGGGTATTGCCATCGTCTCTACCAGTAAGGGTATCCTTACCGGCAAGGAGGCTAATATCCAGAAGGTGGGCGGAGAACTGTTGTGTTACGTTTATTAA
- the rplF gene encoding 50S ribosomal protein L6 has protein sequence MSRVGKATIAIPRGVEIKHEKGFVHVKGPKGQLSQRIEPGFELKIEENELNVVRPTEQKRHKALHGLYRALLNNMTQGVSTGFTRTLELIGVGYRADAKGQVLELSVGYSHPVFFGLPPEVTVATEQQKGQPPRIILSSHDKQLLGQIVAKIRKVRPPEPYKGKGIREAGEVVRRKAGKAAAKK, from the coding sequence ATGTCTCGCGTAGGTAAAGCAACGATCGCCATCCCAAGGGGTGTGGAAATCAAGCACGAAAAGGGATTTGTGCATGTGAAAGGACCTAAGGGTCAATTGAGCCAGCGTATAGAGCCTGGTTTTGAGCTTAAGATTGAGGAGAATGAGCTTAATGTAGTTCGTCCTACCGAACAGAAGCGTCATAAAGCGCTGCATGGCCTGTATCGTGCTTTGCTTAATAATATGACACAGGGCGTAAGCACAGGTTTCACCCGAACCCTGGAGCTTATTGGGGTAGGTTATCGTGCAGATGCTAAGGGCCAAGTGCTGGAGTTGTCTGTAGGATATTCACACCCGGTATTCTTTGGCTTGCCCCCAGAGGTAACTGTTGCAACAGAGCAGCAGAAGGGTCAGCCTCCACGCATCATTCTGTCTAGCCACGACAAGCAGTTGTTGGGTCAGATTGTTGCCAAGATCCGCAAGGTACGTCCGCCGGAGCCCTACAAAGGCAAAGGTATACGCGAGGCGGGTGAAGTTGTACGTCGTAAGGCTGGTAAAGCAGCTGCTAAAAAATAA
- the rplR gene encoding 50S ribosomal protein L18, producing the protein MSEKKVRNPKEARRQRVKRGIRKSLHGSEGRPRLTVYRSNASIYAQIIDDLSGKTLVSCSSRIKNIDGKKITKTEKSVLVGKLLAEKAKAAGVSQVVFDRNGFKYHGRVKALAEGAREGGLQF; encoded by the coding sequence ATGAGTGAAAAGAAAGTACGTAACCCCAAAGAGGCTAGACGTCAGCGCGTAAAGCGCGGGATTCGGAAGTCTCTGCATGGATCTGAGGGCCGTCCACGGTTGACCGTGTACAGAAGCAATGCTTCTATTTATGCACAGATCATAGATGACTTGAGCGGAAAAACACTCGTGAGTTGTTCCAGCCGCATTAAGAATATTGATGGAAAAAAAATTACAAAGACTGAGAAGAGTGTACTTGTAGGCAAGCTCTTGGCAGAGAAGGCCAAGGCTGCTGGCGTATCTCAGGTGGTATTTGATCGTAATGGCTTCAAATATCATGGCCGGGTAAAGGCGCTAGCTGAAGGTGCACGAGAGGGAGGTCTGCAATTCTAA
- the rpsE gene encoding 30S ribosomal protein S5 — translation MNMKAQRVKAGEAELAEKLVAVNRVAKVVKGGRRFSFSAIIVVGDGKGVVGHGLGKAGEATNAITKGIDDAKKNLIRVPIINGTVPHELYHKYGAARIIIKPAAPGTGVLAGGAMRAVLEAAGIKDVLGKSTGSSNPHNVVKATIDALANMRDAHSIAKTRGVTLSKVFNGS, via the coding sequence ATGAATATGAAAGCACAACGTGTAAAGGCTGGTGAAGCTGAGTTGGCCGAGAAGTTGGTTGCGGTAAATCGCGTAGCCAAGGTGGTAAAGGGTGGACGACGTTTCAGCTTTAGCGCCATAATAGTGGTGGGAGATGGTAAGGGCGTTGTTGGCCATGGCTTGGGCAAAGCAGGCGAGGCTACCAATGCGATCACCAAGGGCATAGACGATGCCAAGAAGAACTTGATACGCGTTCCTATTATCAATGGAACGGTGCCCCACGAATTGTATCACAAGTACGGTGCTGCACGCATTATCATTAAGCCTGCCGCACCTGGTACAGGTGTACTGGCCGGCGGTGCCATGCGTGCTGTTCTGGAGGCTGCTGGTATCAAGGACGTATTGGGTAAAAGTACAGGTTCGTCCAACCCACACAACGTGGTGAAGGCCACAATTGATGCCTTGGCTAATATGCGTGATGCGCATTCTATCGCTAAGACACGCGGTGTTACTTTGTCTAAAGTCTTTAACGGTAGCTAG